The following proteins are encoded in a genomic region of Diadema setosum chromosome 18, eeDiaSeto1, whole genome shotgun sequence:
- the LOC140241900 gene encoding uncharacterized protein, which produces MTECLSDIRQWMVKNFMKLSDDKTEYLIIYSPQMRNKIVSMDFQVGDVSVSPADSVRNLGVYFDQSMRMDRHVSQVCQTAYFQLRSIAAIRPLLTRTAAESIIHSLITSRLDFCNSILAGLPSATLNRLEAVQNAAARLLTGLRKYDHITTVVAELHWLPIKNRIDFKILLLTFKAIHGLAPGCLSSLIERWQPRPCRRSSGLTLQLP; this is translated from the exons ATGACCGAATGCCTGTCAGATATCCGACAATGGATGGTGAAGAACTTCATGAAGCTCAGTGACGACAAGACTGAATACCTCATCATTTATTCTCCACAAATGAGAAACAAGATTGTCTCCATGGATTTTCAGGTCGGCGATGTGTCCGTCTCTCCTGCAGATAGCGTCCGTAACCTTGGGGTCTACTTTGACCAGTCTATGAGGATGGATAGGCATGTTTCGCAGGTATGCCAGACTGCTTACTTCCAGCTTCGTAGCATCGCAGCTATTAGACCTCTGCTTACAAGGACGGCAGCAGAAAGCATCATCCATTCACTCATAACATCAAGACTGGATTTTTGTAACAGTATTCTAGCTGGCCTTCCATCTGCAACCTTGAACAGACTTGAAGCAGTACAGAATGCAGCAGCACGCTTGCTCACCGGGCTGAGGAAGTATGATCACATCACCACTGTCGTGGCTGAGCTGCATTGGCTTCCCATCAAGAACAGAATTGATTTCAAGATCTTACTGCTCACTTTTAAGGCCATTCATGGTCTGGCCCCAGGATGCCTGTCTTCTCTAATCGAACGATGGCAGCCTCGCCCTTGCCGTCGTTCATCTGGCCTTACTCTCCAG CTGCCCTGA